From the Desulfobulbaceae bacterium genome, one window contains:
- a CDS encoding winged helix-turn-helix transcriptional regulator yields MRLFLRVMKALSDPGRVKIIKLLGQGELCVCELTALLGLSQPTVSKHLRILDEAGLVTFRKDGAWTNYRLCRETDSDYAREMLTHLDHWLTTDSQIQELKDKLPSLDRCRYLPTNQHPTKTP; encoded by the coding sequence ATGCGATTATTTCTTCGAGTGATGAAAGCCCTGTCCGACCCTGGCAGGGTTAAGATCATTAAACTCCTGGGCCAAGGAGAGTTGTGCGTCTGCGAGTTAACAGCCCTGCTGGGACTGTCCCAGCCAACCGTATCAAAACACCTCCGCATTCTAGATGAGGCCGGCTTGGTGACCTTTCGCAAGGATGGCGCCTGGACCAACTACCGCCTTTGTCGGGAAACTGATTCCGACTATGCCCGAGAGATGCTGACCCACCTGGACCACTGGCTGACCACTGACTCCCAGATTCAAGAGCTGAAAGACAAGCTCCCCTCCCTTGACCGCTGCCGATATCTGCCGACCAACCAGCATCCAACCAAGACCCCATGA